The window TCCCTAGAATCCTCAAGGGGCGGTTGTTCGTCGCCATCGGCTACACGGAGCCGTCAGCCGGCACCGACCTGGCCTCGTTGCAGACCCGCGCCGTGCACGATGGCGACGACTACGTCATCAACGGGCAAAAGGTTTACACCACGCACGCCAACGACGCCGAATATGTTTGGCTGGCCGCCCGCACGGACCCCGATGCGCCCAAACACAAGGGCATCTCGATCATCCTCGTGCCCACCACCAGCCCCGGCTTCTCGGTGACCCCCATCTACACGCTGGGGGGAGAGCGCACCAACGCGACGTACTACGACAACGTCCGCGTTCCGGTGAGCAATCGGGTCGGTCCCGAGAATGGCGGCTGGCGGCTCATAACCTCGCAGCTCAACCACGAACGCATCACGCTGGCGACCCCCGGCCTGGCGGACCGCCTCGTTGATGAGGTCTGGGCGTGGGCGTCGAAGACCGTCGCCCCGGGTGGCGGCGGCCGTATGATCGACGAGCCGTGGGTGCAACTCAACCTGGCTCGTGTCTATGCCAAGCTCGAAGCCCTCAAGGTTCTGAACTGGCGCGCGGCGTGGGCCATCACAGCAGGCGTACCCGACATGGCCGAAGCCTCGGCGGTCAAGGTGATGGGGACCGAGTTCTTCGTGGAATGCTACCGCCTCTTGCTCGAGATCGTCGGTGCGGCTGGTCTCGTCATGACCGGGCAACCCGCCGTGCTCTTCGGTGGATTCCTCGAACAGGCCT of the Candidatus Binatia bacterium genome contains:
- a CDS encoding acyl-CoA dehydrogenase family protein gives rise to the protein MYLDFTPEQQALRKEIREYYRNLFTPELRAALDAEWHEVGGPVFREIVGRMGADGWLGIGWPKEYGGQGRSAIEQFIFWNETYRARAPLPVIAINTVGPTIMQFGTPEQKAELLPRILKGRLFVAIGYTEPSAGTDLASLQTRAVHDGDDYVINGQKVYTTHANDAEYVWLAARTDPDAPKHKGISIILVPTTSPGFSVTPIYTLGGERTNATYYDNVRVPVSNRVGPENGGWRLITSQLNHERITLATPGLADRLVDEVWAWASKTVAPGGGGRMIDEPWVQLNLARVYAKLEALKVLNWRAAWAITAGVPDMAEASAVKVMGTEFFVECYRLLLEIVGAAGLVMTGQPAVLFGGFLEQAYRGATTLTFGGGVNEVQRDIIAMAGLRLPRAQRR